From a single Salmo salar chromosome ssa22, Ssal_v3.1, whole genome shotgun sequence genomic region:
- the LOC106582712 gene encoding cysteine and glycine-rich protein 1: MPLGGGNKCGCCQKTVYFAEEVQCEGKYFHKSCFLCMACKKNLDSTTVACHVDEIYCKSCYGKKYGPKGYGFGGGAGTLSMDTGAHLGIRPEEQAAHRPTNNPNASKLATKFGSSDVCPRCAKAVYSAEKVLGGGNSWHKSCFRCSKCGKGLESTTVADKDGEIYCKACYAKNFGPKGFGFGQGAGALAHAQ; the protein is encoded by the exons ATGCCTTTGGGAGGAGGAAATAAGTGTGGCTGCTGCCAGAAGACCGTGTACTTCGCCGAGGAAGTGCAGTGCGAGGGGAAATATTTCCACAAGTCCTGCTTTCTGTGCA TGGCATGTAAGAAGAACCTGGACAGCACAACGGTGGCCTGCCATGTGGATGAAATCTACTGCAAATCCTGCTACGGCAAGAAGTATGGGCCAAAAGGCTATGGCTTTGGTGGGGGAGCAGGCACCCTGAGCATGGACACGGGGGCACATCTTGGAATCAGACCTGAAGA GCAAGCAGCCCACCGCCCCACCAACAACCCCAACGCCTCAAAGTTGGCCACTAAGTTTGGCAGCTCAGATGTGTGCCCGCGCTGCGCCAAGGCTGTGTATTCTGCCGAGAAGGTGCTCGGCGGTGGAAAT TCCTGGCACAAGAGCTGCTTCCGCTGTAGCAAGTGTGGGAAGGGGCTGGAATCAACCACTGTGGCTGACAAAGATGGAGAAATCTACTGTAAAG CATGTTATGCCAAGAACTTTGGTCCAAAGGGCTTTGGGTTCGGCCAGGGGGCAGGAGCTCTGGCACATGCTCAGTAG